A single genomic interval of Nitrososphaerales archaeon harbors:
- a CDS encoding KH domain-containing protein yields MSFEQTVRVPLERVGALIGREGVTKKQLEDELGIELTVDSKEGVVSVKATSVDKADPFTAVRVVEAIGRGFSPQRARRLAEEGVGLEVMDLRDYGGNNTNSLARIRGRVIGLKGKSRRVIEELTQCYLSVYGRTVSIIGDAAEVQLASEAVKMLASGSQHRTVYNMLQKARTKRKMERMFLWEGLSPETIAEHLRKIEGSP; encoded by the coding sequence ATGAGCTTCGAGCAGACCGTCCGGGTGCCGTTGGAGAGGGTAGGCGCGCTGATTGGGAGGGAGGGTGTCACGAAGAAACAGCTAGAGGACGAGCTCGGCATAGAACTCACCGTAGACAGCAAGGAAGGCGTCGTGTCCGTGAAAGCGACCTCGGTCGATAAGGCCGACCCGTTCACCGCGGTGAGGGTGGTAGAGGCAATCGGAAGGGGATTCTCGCCCCAGAGAGCTAGGCGCCTCGCAGAGGAAGGCGTCGGGCTGGAGGTGATGGACCTCCGTGACTACGGTGGGAACAACACCAACTCTCTAGCCAGGATCAGGGGCCGCGTCATTGGTCTGAAGGGCAAATCGAGGAGGGTGATCGAGGAGCTGACGCAGTGCTACCTCTCAGTCTACGGCAGAACTGTCTCCATCATAGGGGACGCGGCGGAGGTCCAGCTTGCCTCAGAGGCGGTCAAGATGCTCGCTTCGGGAAGCCAGCACAGGACGGTCTACAACATGCTGCAGAAGGCAAGAACAAAGCGCAAGATGGAGCGGATGTTCCTCTGGGAAGGCCTCTCTCCAGAGACGATAGCTGAGCACTTGCGCAAAATCGAGGGTTCACCATGA
- a CDS encoding DNA topoisomerase VI subunit B — MAVRELVENSFPYDEPVLVRVGGRVQVTPIGELVEGELSRRGCMRLDSTHYRAASDGIEVLTLDENLKMCFRKVTSVFKHRSPAKLWSVKLQEGRAVRTTSSHNVFVLGERLGVTCKETRFLARGDRVLVPSATTNLLREVTEIDLLEEIAALGDDDMGLIMVHGISRQYPTRPSKQAVLLATIGGKETTFEELRSNSQSLGFANAENLIGALRRRGQLETLSRGVYAMTSKRGRTRYAIPRDWVHTDSVPYLYVRENPIDGLDAVALTISVRQGRGGLPAKLKISPELMRILGYFTSEGSISKGYKLSFSFGTHELRTHVSDLVNCLKVVFNIEPTVTVEHETAVNVVVNDATIAFLFQKVLRTGTRSEDKRIPWPVFNSSDVFASEYLNAYIRGDGHVQTSKRNRKITLATSSERLFTDFKYLLTLLGRHFACGYQKASERVVKGRSTYFRGSYLIYIREGLAPECDSLAVGPFRESLVRKPRTNLTNAYHKSVQKNWLRTNFAAEDLPEALRKVVWSDAGALAVKNVEQVPSDSEWVYDISVEGVERFIGGHAVALLHNSFDACEMAGTPPDVYVRMISENPSPDIPDPKPYRLTVTDNGPGVAPQHVPSAFGKVFYGSKYVLRQSRGMFGLGGTMAILYGQITTNKPVVITTSHDGKKKHTFEMIIDIGENRPVVLKRSSSEADGTTGTRVDVALEGDYLRASQKIGDYFKQTALVASYANITFIDPLGQVTFYERATSSMPIPPKETLPHPHGIDVEAFKRIVKLSEEHDMKTFMVSHFHRVGERIATRFLEFAGISPRLPPKRLNNNQIVAMVDALQRFPDFLQPDAAVLSPVGEQILLAGVNKELQPEFSTVVARPPSSYSGFPFLVEVAVVYGGKILQPGIKLFRFANRIPLLYDESSDVSFEVVNEELDWRRYHVPQEAPVGVITHICLPAYEKLLAKVDGQAKVTTIGELVDQEENRSCNIKCEGDVRYITPTRDILVPSLNPDTFQVEYVPIKRFMKRPGGGVLRITSEEGRVVHVSPEHPLLVMTPRGIEVKSASSITLDEYLIASKRLPQTNTYLAKSLDLIDLFARAGLEREITVLGAKNLLYGKTKSTLSKLLSVDASQIGNWRRHDRVPLWAYLRLESDGTQRARLLIMGYRSHGKPVPAILRLDKRFARLLGYYLSEGCSNQSKNNFVSFSFHRNELALHREVRDILYSLFGLDAPIQWKEDKAVQITVYNKAFSLLFTHGLRAGVDSYSKRVPDFVFSCASEFAEEMLDSYFVGDGYLYRKSGRIQATTSSSELAYGIFMLQQLVGSHATLRSYHNHNLIDIQGGENSSRAEHLYHSVVASHGGMLSREYRPSLAEKIPAFILADKRGVIPSAVRQHIGGAFEPGSRISISTASGLLHVDVLDKVAKGDVQFVKVTRIDSLPYEGSYYNIETERDTLPNYLHGLGIFSHNCSTRIPYKTVGKEYIADRPEIEREIRNAAREALRRLGLYLSKKGSMEAVQRKMNIYGKYLPLIAKFATDLADQKKMPRYRKLIGEGEQEASTETETEQEEKTETEPEKTEIGQEKIDEYSGSKEE; from the coding sequence ATGGCCGTCAGGGAGTTGGTCGAGAACTCCTTCCCATATGATGAGCCTGTGCTGGTGCGCGTAGGCGGTAGGGTCCAAGTCACGCCAATAGGCGAGCTGGTAGAAGGAGAACTCAGCCGGAGGGGCTGCATGCGGCTCGACTCCACGCACTACAGGGCAGCCTCAGACGGAATCGAGGTCCTTACCCTTGATGAGAACCTCAAGATGTGCTTCAGGAAAGTGACATCGGTCTTCAAGCACAGGTCTCCTGCGAAACTCTGGTCGGTCAAGCTTCAGGAAGGAAGAGCCGTTCGAACTACATCTTCCCACAACGTCTTCGTTCTCGGCGAAAGATTGGGAGTGACATGCAAAGAAACCAGATTCCTAGCTCGTGGGGACAGGGTATTGGTACCCTCGGCCACGACAAACCTACTTCGCGAAGTCACCGAGATAGACCTTCTTGAGGAGATTGCGGCCCTGGGCGACGACGACATGGGCCTGATCATGGTGCACGGCATATCCAGGCAGTACCCCACGAGACCATCGAAACAGGCAGTTCTGCTCGCGACTATTGGAGGCAAAGAAACAACGTTCGAAGAGCTACGATCAAACTCCCAAAGTCTTGGATTCGCCAATGCAGAGAACTTGATTGGTGCTCTGCGACGCAGAGGCCAACTGGAAACTTTGTCTCGGGGTGTCTATGCGATGACTTCCAAGAGGGGTCGCACCCGCTATGCCATCCCTAGGGATTGGGTTCACACCGACTCCGTCCCGTACCTGTACGTGCGGGAGAACCCCATTGACGGACTGGACGCCGTGGCGCTCACCATTTCGGTAAGGCAGGGGCGGGGGGGCCTGCCGGCCAAGCTCAAGATTTCGCCTGAGCTCATGCGAATATTGGGTTACTTCACGAGCGAGGGCTCAATCTCGAAAGGCTACAAACTTTCTTTCTCTTTCGGAACACACGAGCTACGCACCCACGTCTCCGATTTGGTCAATTGCCTGAAGGTAGTATTCAACATAGAACCAACGGTAACAGTCGAGCACGAAACCGCGGTCAACGTCGTAGTCAACGATGCCACGATTGCGTTCCTCTTCCAGAAGGTTCTACGCACAGGGACTCGGTCGGAAGACAAGCGCATTCCGTGGCCTGTGTTCAACTCTTCGGATGTCTTCGCCTCAGAATATCTCAACGCATACATCCGCGGAGACGGCCACGTTCAAACTTCGAAGCGAAACCGAAAGATTACGCTTGCAACTTCGAGCGAGCGCCTCTTCACCGACTTCAAGTACCTCCTTACTCTGCTGGGCCGGCATTTCGCATGCGGCTACCAGAAAGCAAGCGAGCGGGTGGTAAAAGGAAGGAGTACGTATTTCAGGGGTTCGTACCTCATCTATATTCGAGAGGGTCTGGCCCCAGAGTGCGATTCGCTGGCCGTCGGGCCCTTTAGAGAGTCCTTGGTCAGGAAACCGCGGACCAACCTGACTAACGCATATCACAAGAGTGTGCAGAAGAACTGGCTAAGGACCAATTTCGCTGCTGAAGACTTGCCAGAGGCACTCAGGAAGGTGGTCTGGTCCGACGCGGGCGCGCTGGCCGTCAAGAACGTGGAGCAGGTTCCGTCAGACTCGGAGTGGGTCTACGACATATCGGTTGAGGGAGTCGAGAGGTTCATTGGCGGGCATGCTGTCGCGCTCCTTCACAACTCCTTCGACGCGTGCGAGATGGCCGGGACGCCCCCTGACGTCTACGTCAGGATGATCTCCGAGAACCCCTCCCCCGACATCCCAGACCCGAAGCCGTACCGCCTGACGGTCACCGACAACGGCCCCGGCGTGGCTCCCCAGCACGTGCCCAGCGCCTTCGGCAAGGTCTTCTACGGTTCGAAGTACGTCCTTCGGCAGTCGAGGGGCATGTTCGGCCTCGGTGGCACGATGGCTATCCTCTACGGACAGATCACGACCAACAAACCTGTCGTGATCACTACGTCCCACGACGGGAAGAAGAAGCACACCTTCGAGATGATAATCGACATAGGCGAGAACAGGCCCGTGGTCCTGAAGCGGTCCTCGAGCGAGGCGGACGGGACGACAGGGACGAGGGTAGACGTGGCCTTGGAGGGCGACTATCTGCGCGCCTCCCAGAAGATAGGCGACTACTTCAAACAGACAGCCCTGGTCGCAAGCTACGCCAACATCACGTTCATCGACCCCTTGGGCCAGGTGACATTCTACGAGCGGGCCACAAGCTCGATGCCGATCCCGCCCAAGGAGACGCTGCCCCATCCCCACGGCATTGACGTCGAGGCCTTCAAGAGAATCGTGAAGCTGTCGGAAGAGCATGACATGAAGACCTTCATGGTCTCGCACTTCCACAGGGTGGGGGAGAGGATAGCGACAAGATTCCTCGAGTTCGCGGGGATCAGCCCCAGGCTCCCTCCGAAGAGGCTGAACAACAACCAGATAGTGGCCATGGTCGACGCGCTCCAGAGGTTCCCTGACTTCCTCCAGCCCGACGCCGCAGTCCTCTCCCCAGTCGGCGAGCAGATTCTGCTCGCGGGAGTGAACAAGGAACTCCAGCCCGAGTTCTCAACCGTAGTGGCGAGACCGCCGTCCTCCTACTCCGGTTTCCCGTTCCTGGTCGAGGTAGCCGTCGTCTACGGCGGAAAGATCCTGCAGCCTGGGATCAAGCTGTTCAGGTTCGCAAACCGCATCCCGCTTCTTTATGACGAGTCGAGTGATGTCAGCTTCGAAGTCGTCAACGAAGAGTTGGACTGGAGGCGCTATCACGTCCCGCAGGAGGCGCCTGTCGGTGTGATAACGCACATTTGCCTGCCAGCTTACGAAAAACTCCTGGCCAAGGTCGATGGGCAGGCAAAGGTTACGACCATTGGGGAATTGGTCGATCAGGAGGAGAATCGGTCATGCAATATCAAATGCGAAGGCGATGTCAGATACATCACCCCTACTAGGGACATTCTTGTTCCGTCGCTGAACCCCGACACCTTCCAAGTGGAATACGTTCCTATCAAGCGTTTCATGAAACGGCCTGGTGGGGGTGTACTTCGAATCACGTCGGAAGAGGGAAGGGTCGTGCACGTCAGCCCTGAGCACCCTCTTCTAGTCATGACTCCCAGGGGCATTGAAGTAAAGTCAGCAAGCAGCATAACTTTGGATGAATATCTAATCGCATCGAAGAGACTTCCCCAAACGAATACCTACCTGGCCAAGTCTCTTGACTTGATTGACCTCTTTGCAAGAGCGGGTCTGGAAAGGGAAATCACAGTACTAGGCGCTAAGAACCTGCTCTACGGCAAGACCAAGTCGACGCTCTCCAAGCTTCTCAGCGTCGATGCTTCGCAAATCGGAAACTGGCGAAGGCATGACAGAGTGCCATTGTGGGCATACCTCAGGCTGGAGAGCGACGGAACCCAGAGGGCAAGATTGTTGATCATGGGGTACCGCTCGCATGGGAAGCCCGTCCCCGCGATCTTGAGGCTTGACAAGAGGTTTGCGAGACTACTCGGCTATTATCTATCGGAGGGATGTAGCAATCAGTCCAAGAACAACTTCGTGTCATTTTCGTTCCACCGCAACGAACTCGCGCTTCACCGCGAGGTCAGGGACATTCTATATTCACTGTTCGGACTTGACGCGCCAATTCAATGGAAAGAAGACAAGGCAGTCCAAATCACTGTCTACAACAAGGCGTTTTCGTTGCTGTTCACTCATGGCCTCAGAGCGGGAGTGGACTCCTATTCGAAGCGCGTCCCCGACTTTGTCTTCTCTTGCGCGAGTGAATTCGCTGAAGAAATGTTGGATTCATACTTCGTTGGGGACGGTTACCTTTACCGGAAGTCCGGTCGAATTCAGGCCACGACGTCGAGTTCGGAACTTGCGTATGGAATCTTCATGCTGCAACAACTGGTCGGTTCGCATGCTACTCTAAGGAGTTACCACAACCACAACCTGATTGATATACAAGGTGGCGAGAATTCCAGTCGGGCCGAGCACTTGTACCATTCGGTCGTCGCTTCACACGGAGGAATGCTTTCTCGCGAGTACAGACCCTCACTAGCAGAAAAAATCCCCGCCTTCATCTTGGCCGACAAAAGGGGGGTAATCCCTTCCGCAGTTAGGCAGCATATCGGGGGCGCCTTCGAGCCCGGATCCCGAATCTCCATTTCGACCGCCTCTGGGCTTCTTCACGTCGACGTGCTAGACAAGGTTGCGAAGGGGGACGTTCAATTCGTCAAAGTGACTCGAATCGATTCCCTTCCCTACGAGGGGAGCTACTACAACATTGAGACAGAGAGAGACACCCTCCCCAACTATCTACACGGACTTGGGATATTCTCTCATAATTGCAGCACGAGGATTCCGTACAAGACTGTCGGCAAGGAGTACATCGCGGACAGGCCGGAGATAGAGCGGGAGATCAGGAACGCCGCCAGGGAGGCGCTCAGGAGGCTGGGGCTGTACCTCTCGAAGAAGGGCAGCATGGAGGCAGTCCAGAGGAAGATGAACATATACGGCAAGTACCTTCCTCTAATCGCCAAGTTCGCGACGGACCTCGCGGACCAGAAGAAGATGCCCCGCTACCGCAAGCTCATAGGCGAGGGTGAGCAGGAGGCTTCAACTGAGACCGAGACCGAACAGGAGGAGAAGACAGAGACTGAACCGGAGAAGACAGAGATTGGCCAAGAAAAAATCGACGAGTACAGCGGAAGCAAGGAAGAGTAG